The Myxococcales bacterium DNA window GCGATACGTCCGAGGAAGCGCGGATCGTAGGTGTCGGAGTCTCCGGGGAACGAGCCCACGCCGACGGCGAAGGTCAGGATCGGATCGGCGGCTCGCGCGTTGTCCTCCGCAGCTTTGACCGAATAGGCCATTTGCTCTTCCGCGGTGAACGGTACGCCGGGCGCGCTCGCCGAGTAGGGCAGGCCGTCGGTGATAAGCACGACGATCTTGCGACCGCCTCCTTGAAGCGGCGCCGGCGGCGTGAAGCTACGAAGCGCCTTGTAGGCGCCGTCGAGCGCGTTGAAGGTCGGCGTGAGACCCTTGGGCGTTCCCCCGAGGCGCGCTCGTAGCGCTTCCGCCTGCGTCGCATCGACGTAGCGGATGGGAACGTCGGAACTTGTTGGGTACGGGCCGTACATGCCTTGGTTCGTCGGCGCCTCTGTCGGGTCGATGGAGTCGGCGAAGCCGATCATGCCGATGCCCACCGATGCGTCCTGGTTCCCCGCTACCTGATCGACGATGAGCTTCACGCTGTCGGTGACGGCGCTCCACTTGCCGTACTCGTTCATGGTCGCCGACCCGTCGACGACGAACATGATGTAGACGGGCTCGAGCTGCGTCGTGGCGGCCGCCTCGGTGCAGCGCGCCGGGCCGCCCGTGCCGGTCGGCGTGCCCGCCGTCTCCGACGAGCCCGCGGGGCCCGCGCTGTTCGTGCGGTCGTCGCGGGCGTTCTTGGCGATGGACTCGCTGCAGGCGGCCGTCGCGAACACCAGCGACGCCGCGAGCGCACAGAACCCGAAGCGGGCACTCCGAAGGGCGGAAAACATGGGGTGCCACCTGCCGTGCAAGAACCCGACCCACGGGGACGCGACCGAACCAGGAGTTTTTCCCGCCTTTTTGCCCTGCGAATTTGCTCCGTTTGCGGGACTGGTGACTCCCCGATCCATGGCCGCGGGCGAACGTGGGACGTGTGGTAGCCTCGCCGCCAGATGGCTGCGTTCCGTGGTTCGGACGTTCCCGGAGGCCTTTCGCCAAGGCCTTTGGAAAGGTCGAGGGTTTGGCCTTCCGCGCCCACCTCAGGCACGCTTTCGGAGGCTGATGCTTAGGGTCGAGTGCGAGTCGTGCAAGGCGCCGTATCAAGTGGACGAGCGCCGTATTCCGGCGACAGGCCTCAAGATGCGCTGCCCGAAGTGTACCCACACGTTCGTGGTGATGGCTGGCTCCGGCGAGCCCGTGCCGCCGCCCGATCCGCATGCCCGGCCTTCGCCCAACAGTCCCGTCCCCGCACCAGCGGCCGCCGCGGCTCAGAATCGCAAGATGCAGGCGACGATGCTCGGCGTCGGCAGTGGCATCTCGAAGCCGCCGCCCGCGAAGAAGGCTGAGCCGCCGCCACGCGGCGATGCCCCGCGCGACTCGGAGATCGGTCTGCCTATCGCAAAGGGCCTCGGTGCCAAGGCGTCCGACGACGTTGGCCTCCCTGCCACGCGCGAGCCGGAATCGGCCAGCCTTCCTGCCGCGAAGAAGGCCGCGCCGCCCTTGCCGTCGCCACGTGTCGGGCCGCCGCCCGCGCCAAAGGTGACCGCGCCGGCGTTGCCGCGGTCGGCCGCCAAAGCGCCCGCGTCTGCCGAGGCGCCCGTTTCATTCGGCGAGCTCGGCCTCGACTTTCCCGTTCCGAAGATCACGCCCGTCGGCCTCGCGCTCGACCTTCCGGCGGCGAAGCCAAAGGACGATCTGCCGGCGACCGCGAAGCCCAAGGCCGACCTTCCGGCGGTCAAGGCCAACGACCTGCCCGCTCCGAAGGTCGCCAACGATCTTCCCGCCGCGAAGCCAGGCAGCCAGCTCCCCGCCATCAAGAAGCCGACCGAACTGCCGGTCCGCCAGGTCAAAGACCTTCCGCCGCCCAAGGCGAACGAGGCCGACTTTGGCGAGATCGATCTGCCCTCGCTCGGGGGCGATCTTCCCGCGCCGACCGCGCCCGCGGGAAACCTCCCTCAAGTGGCCGCGAACCTGCCCGCGGTCGCTGCGACCTTGCCTACCGTCGCCGACGCGCTCCCGGCTGCCGCCATTGAGCTTCCCTCGGCCGCAAACGCGCTGCCATCGCCCGCGCAGAGCCTCCCCACTTCGAAGAAGACGCCGGCTCCGATGGCCGCCGCGGCCGCGCAGAGCGCCGCCCCGAAGCCTCCCGCGCCCGCCGAGAAGGAAGAGTTCATCTCCGTTCCGCCGGACCCCATGGACGCGCCGCCGGAAGAAGACTTCGGCGAGCTCGACCTTCCGCCGGCCAAGGGCGATGACGGGAAAGCCCCCGCGTTCGGGGATCTCTCTTTCGGCGATCTCGACCTGCCTCCGCCTCCGCCGCTCGAAATGATCAGCGTCCCGCCCGCCGCCGCTCCGCCGCCGCGCATGGGCTCGCTCCCGCCCGACGACGGTGGCGGGCTCGGCTTCGGCGAGGTCGAGCTCGCGACGGCGCCAAGCGCCGAGCCCATCGAAACGGAGGAGGCTGCGTTTGGCGTTGCAGGGGACGGTGCTGAAGCCGGCGAGGAGGCGCTACCGGGCGCGTCGTCAGACGAACAGGTCATTCCGACGGCGGCGGCCGTTGCGCCGCCAAAGGAGCGGCCGCAACCGGTCAAGCGCGGCCCCGGCCGAAAGATCGCCCTCGGACTCTTTGCGCTCGCGGTCGCAGGCGGTGGGGCCCTGGAGCTCACGAACTTCGGTGCCTTTGGCCGCAACGTCATCACCGACACGCTGAAGGCTGGCGACTACGAGCGTCGCGTGCAGGAGGTCGGCGTCGCTTCGCGTCGTGGCCTCGGCAGCGACCTCTACGCCGACGCGCGCAGCGCCGCCGACCGCGCCGCCGCCGCGCATCAAGAGATGCCTCGCGCTCGCGCGCTCACCGCCTACGCCGCCATCGTGGAGTGCGAGTACCAGCTCCGCTTCGGCGCATCCGCCGACCGCGTGCCTCGCGTAAAGCAGTGGCTCGCGGAGCTCGCGGCCACGCCCGATACGAAATACCTCCCCGCTGCCTTGGCGGCGCAGCAGGCCCTCGGCGCAGACATCGACAAGGCGAGCAAGGCCCTCGAAGCCGTCAGCAAGCGCGAGGCCACCGATCCGGTGCAAGAGGACATCGCCGTCTTGCGCGGCGAGCTCGCGCTCTTGGCGAGCGACGGAAAGGCCGCCCTCGAGGCCTTCAACAAGGCGCAGACGTTCTCGAAGACCGCTCGCGTGGAGTTCGGGCGCGCGCGCGCCTTCGCGGTGTCACGCGAGCTTGATGCGGCCAAGAAGTCCATCGAAGAGACGCTGAAGCTTTCGCCGAAACACGCCGACGCGCGCATCTTGCGGGCCTCGTTGGCGTGGGCGCAGAAGAACGAAGCGCCGGCCTTGGCGGATCTCGCCGCGGTGCTTGAGGGAGAGGCCAAGGACGCCGGGTCGCCTCGCGCGAACGCGTCGGCTCACGCCCTCCGCGGATGGATCCACGTCGGGCGTGGTCGCTCGGCGGAAGCGCGCGCGTCCTTCGAGGCGGCGCTGAAGCTCGATAGCCGCAACGTCTCGGCGCTGGTGGGGCAAGGCGAAGTGCTCTACAGCGACGGTCGCTACACCGAGGCGCTTACGCGCTTCGAGACCGCGGTGCAGACCGATCCGAACAGCGTGCTCGCCATCGTGAGCGCCGCCAAGGCGAAGCTTCCGCTGGAACGCTTGCAGGATGCAAAGACGCAGGTCGCCGCGGCGCGCGCCAAGTTCCCAAAGGATTGGCGCGTGGCCTATTGGCTCGGTCGCGCCGAGCTGGCCCTCGGCAACAAGGCCGTCGCCGAGAAGGAGTTCATCAGCGCAGTCGATCTCGTGGACCGGGAAGACGCGGACGCCGTGCAGCCGTACGTGAGCTTGGCGATGCTCTACGGCGGGCAGGGCAAGGCGAAGGAAGCCAACCTGCGGCTCGCCGAGGCCAAGAGCAAGCTGCCCGACACGGCGACGCTGCGCCGCGCCCTCGGCGACATGGCGGCGCAACAGGGCGACTACGACGGCGCCGTCGCGCACTTCCGCGCCGCGCTGGAAAAAGATGGGGCCGACCTCAGCACGCGCTTCCGGTTGGCGGTCACGTTGCGCCGCATGCGCAAGATGGCCGACGCCAGCGCCGAGTTCGACAAGATCGTCGCTGTCGACAAGGACTACCCGGGCCTCGCGCTCGAGCGCGGCCTTCTGTACGAAGAGTCGGGCGACATGGATAAGGCTCTCGAGCAGTTTCAAGGAGCGCTCGCCAAAGCCCCCGACGATCTCGACCTCATGCTTCGCGTGGGCGCCACCTACGCGGCCATCGGCCGGCCCGGCGATGCTGTGCCGATCCTGCGCAAGGTGCTCGAGAAGCGCGGTCTCTCGGCGGAGGCGAACCACTACCTCGGCCGAGCCCTCTTCCTTCAGCCGTCGGGCCCTGCGCAGGTCGAGGCGATGCGCTTCTTGAAGCGCGCCGTCGAGCTCGACGGCAACCGCGCCGAATATCACCTCTACGTGGGTTGGGCCGCGAACAACGCCATCCCCGCCAAGCTCGACGTGGCGCGCGAGTCGGTCGAGAAGGCCCTCGCCATCGACAAGCTCCTCGCCGACGCCTACTGGCAACGGGGCGTCGTCGGTCGCAAGCAAGGTGTTCTCGACGACGCCATCGCCGATCTCAAACGCGCCATCGAGCTAAAGCCCTCGCGCATCGACGCTTACGCGGCGCTCGCCGAGTGTTACGAAGACAAGAACGACACCGCGCAAGCCTTCGCGAACTGGCAGAAGGCCATTGCCGCCGACGCTACCAAGCCCGCGTGGCGTTACCGCTTCGGCAAGCTCCTCTTCGAACGAAACAACATGGGCGAGGCCTCGAAGCACCTGCTCTTTGCGGCCGACGAAGGCGAAAAGGCGGAGCCGCGGCCCGGCTGGCTCGCCTCGGCGGAGTTCCTCGCCGGCGAGGTGCTCAAGAAGTCCGGCAAGAAGGCCGAGGCCATCGAGCGCTACAAGAAGTTCATGGAGATCGCGCCGACCAACTCGCCGGAGCGCAAGGAAGCCACGCAAGCGCTCACGGAGCTCGGGGTTCCGCCGAAGCGCTGAGCCGCTGGAGGCGTCGCGCGGTGCCGCTGCCGCGACGATCGGCTCCTCGACGGACCCGGCTCACTCAGGCGACGACGACGCGGTCGCGGCCCGCCTCTTTTGCCGCGTACATGGCTCGGTCGGCGCGCTCCACCGCAGCCTCGAGCGCCTCGCCCGGGGCGCGCTCCACGACGCCGATGCTCACCGTGAAGGTGCGCGGTCCCGCCGGCGACTCGTAGGATCGTTCGTGGGCGGCCGCGTGGATTCGCCGCGTCACCTGCTCGGCGGCTGAGAGGTTCGTCTCGGGGAGCATCATGACGAACTCTTCGCCGCCGAAGCGTGCGACGATGTCGGCCTTGCGCATGCTCGCCAAGAGTCGCGACGCAAGGATGCGGAGCACGGAGTCGCCCGTCGCGTGGCCGTGCTCGTCGTTGATGCGCTTGAAGTGGTCGACGTCGAGCAAGGCGAAGCTGACGGGGCGCTTGTAACGGTCGGCGCGCTCGCACTCCTCGCGGGCGAGGCTGTAGAAGTGGCGCCGGTTGAAGACGCCGGTGAGGCCGTCGCGGACGGCGAGCTCGAGCAGCGCGGCCTCCGCCGCTCGCTGCCGCGTCACGTCGTGAACGCCCACAAGGAGCGCGTCGTCGCCGTCGTGAGTGATGCGCTCGACGGCGAGCTCGGCGAAGAGCGGCCCGTTGGTGCCCACGAGCTCGGCCTTGATGGGCTCGTGCGGCGCCGGACCCATGGCCGCGTCGACGAGTCGCGCCGCGTCACCCTCGCGGGCGCAGATGGCGCCCAAGGACTGCGCTGCGCCCAGCAGCTCGGCGGCGCGCTGGTTCGACAAGAGGACGCGCAGGTCTGCTGCGCGGACGAGGAAGAGTGG harbors:
- a CDS encoding zinc-ribbon domain-containing protein, yielding MLRVECESCKAPYQVDERRIPATGLKMRCPKCTHTFVVMAGSGEPVPPPDPHARPSPNSPVPAPAAAAAQNRKMQATMLGVGSGISKPPPAKKAEPPPRGDAPRDSEIGLPIAKGLGAKASDDVGLPATREPESASLPAAKKAAPPLPSPRVGPPPAPKVTAPALPRSAAKAPASAEAPVSFGELGLDFPVPKITPVGLALDLPAAKPKDDLPATAKPKADLPAVKANDLPAPKVANDLPAAKPGSQLPAIKKPTELPVRQVKDLPPPKANEADFGEIDLPSLGGDLPAPTAPAGNLPQVAANLPAVAATLPTVADALPAAAIELPSAANALPSPAQSLPTSKKTPAPMAAAAAQSAAPKPPAPAEKEEFISVPPDPMDAPPEEDFGELDLPPAKGDDGKAPAFGDLSFGDLDLPPPPPLEMISVPPAAAPPPRMGSLPPDDGGGLGFGEVELATAPSAEPIETEEAAFGVAGDGAEAGEEALPGASSDEQVIPTAAAVAPPKERPQPVKRGPGRKIALGLFALAVAGGGALELTNFGAFGRNVITDTLKAGDYERRVQEVGVASRRGLGSDLYADARSAADRAAAAHQEMPRARALTAYAAIVECEYQLRFGASADRVPRVKQWLAELAATPDTKYLPAALAAQQALGADIDKASKALEAVSKREATDPVQEDIAVLRGELALLASDGKAALEAFNKAQTFSKTARVEFGRARAFAVSRELDAAKKSIEETLKLSPKHADARILRASLAWAQKNEAPALADLAAVLEGEAKDAGSPRANASAHALRGWIHVGRGRSAEARASFEAALKLDSRNVSALVGQGEVLYSDGRYTEALTRFETAVQTDPNSVLAIVSAAKAKLPLERLQDAKTQVAAARAKFPKDWRVAYWLGRAELALGNKAVAEKEFISAVDLVDREDADAVQPYVSLAMLYGGQGKAKEANLRLAEAKSKLPDTATLRRALGDMAAQQGDYDGAVAHFRAALEKDGADLSTRFRLAVTLRRMRKMADASAEFDKIVAVDKDYPGLALERGLLYEESGDMDKALEQFQGALAKAPDDLDLMLRVGATYAAIGRPGDAVPILRKVLEKRGLSAEANHYLGRALFLQPSGPAQVEAMRFLKRAVELDGNRAEYHLYVGWAANNAIPAKLDVARESVEKALAIDKLLADAYWQRGVVGRKQGVLDDAIADLKRAIELKPSRIDAYAALAECYEDKNDTAQAFANWQKAIAADATKPAWRYRFGKLLFERNNMGEASKHLLFAADEGEKAEPRPGWLASAEFLAGEVLKKSGKKAEAIERYKKFMEIAPTNSPERKEATQALTELGVPPKR
- a CDS encoding VWA domain-containing protein, whose product is MFSALRSARFGFCALAASLVFATAACSESIAKNARDDRTNSAGPAGSSETAGTPTGTGGPARCTEAAATTQLEPVYIMFVVDGSATMNEYGKWSAVTDSVKLIVDQVAGNQDASVGIGMIGFADSIDPTEAPTNQGMYGPYPTSSDVPIRYVDATQAEALRARLGGTPKGLTPTFNALDGAYKALRSFTPPAPLQGGGRKIVVLITDGLPYSASAPGVPFTAEEQMAYSVKAAEDNARAADPILTFAVGVGSFPGDSDTYDPRFLGRIAAAGGTRRAATCDPFENTTATNVCHFQVTPGVGSLQDLREAAIDAINSIRQQTVSCNLKVNPPPAGFELDSHTISVRTKSAGKTSTILPSATNGWSVDNAEKPTVVTLNGEACQNFRKAGGQIEVLLACK
- a CDS encoding sensor domain-containing diguanylate cyclase produces the protein MSQDSEGPSPPPSSVEDMLRPQRKALAALARSSAISEGDVATALAQLTEVAASVLGVERASVWRFDQEHSRIECVNLFERSKRRHSRGLVIERSAAPRYFAALDSERNISAANALTDARTSEFADGYLAPLGIGAMLDAPVFEGAALVGVVCHEHVGAPRAWRLWEELVAATMADLVAIALLTAERLAAGRALAAHQRALERLVEERTLKLQQTERDLGRLFEASPVPLFLVRAADLRVLLSNQRAAELLGAAQSLGAICAREGDAARLVDAAMGPAPHEPIKAELVGTNGPLFAELAVERITHDGDDALLVGVHDVTRQRAAEAALLELAVRDGLTGVFNRRHFYSLAREECERADRYKRPVSFALLDVDHFKRINDEHGHATGDSVLRILASRLLASMRKADIVARFGGEEFVMMLPETNLSAAEQVTRRIHAAAHERSYESPAGPRTFTVSIGVVERAPGEALEAAVERADRAMYAAKEAGRDRVVVA